In Cryptomeria japonica chromosome 10, Sugi_1.0, whole genome shotgun sequence, a genomic segment contains:
- the LOC131038213 gene encoding uncharacterized protein LOC131038213 — protein MEERRPRCCVQLKIDVVGATNIALQPACKGSLFVRYYLNKKIAVNTKEVEASAEPHWGETFCLECGGKGMDEMLSALITESESVVFEVRWRRRREIFRGSKSKLLGRVEVSWEELLSSPTLSLSKWFPMGKEGEHDDDDHLLAPALQIAASVTIAEEKYGQKISKCSEESRNVSRRLRRLDRDECGCGCRGEYEGYIFGQV, from the coding sequence ATGGAGGAAAGAAGGCCAAGATGTTGTGTGCAGCTCAAAATAGATGTTGTTGGAGCAACAAATATTGCTCTTCAGCCTGCCTGCAAAGGTAGTTTGTTTGTTCGATATTATCTGAACAAGAAGATAGCAGTGAATACGAAGGAGGTTGAGGCTTCCGCAGAGCCCCATTGGGGAGAAACATTCTGCTTAGAATGTGGGGGCAAAGGAATGGATGAAATGTTGTCTGCATTGATAACGGAGTCAGAGTCAGTTGTATTTGAAGTGaggtggaggagaagaagagaaatatTTAGAGGATCAAAGAGCAAATTGTTGGGACGGGTTGAAGTTTCGTGGGAGGAGTTATTGTCATCGCCCACTCTTTCTTTAAGCAAGTGGTTTCCAATGGGGAAAGAGGGGgaacatgatgatgatgatcatctgcTTGCTCCTGCTTTGCAGATTGCTGCCTCTGTTACAATTGCAGAAGAGAAATATGGACAGAAAATTAGCAAATGCAGCGAGGAAAGCAGAAATGTGAGCAGGCGTTTAAGACGTTTGGATCGGGATGAGTGTGGGTGTGGGTGCAGGGGTGAATACGAGGGATATATTTTTGGTCAAGTTTAA